Proteins from a genomic interval of Siniperca chuatsi isolate FFG_IHB_CAS linkage group LG10, ASM2008510v1, whole genome shotgun sequence:
- the ptges3b gene encoding prostaglandin E synthase 3b — MHPATAKWYDRRDSVFIEFCVADSKDVKINFDKTKCGFSCLGGTDNVKHENEIDLFDAIDENESKHKRTDRSVLCYLRKAQPGKAWPRLTKEKAKLSWLSVDFNNWKDWEDDSDEEMGNFDQFSDMMNNMGGEDDLPDLDGADDDESADSDDEKMPDLE; from the exons AT GCATCCAGCAACTGCCAAGTGGTACGACAGGAGGGACTCCGTTTTTATAGAGTTCTGTGTAGCAGACAGCAAAGATGTTAAAATCAATTTTGATAAAACAAAGTGTGGTTTCAG TTGTCTTGGAGGAACTGACAATGTCAAACATGAGAATGAAATAGACCTTTTTGATGCTATTGATGAAAAT GAATCCAAACATAAACGTACAGATAGGTCAGTGTTGTGCTATCTACGAAAAGCACAGCCAGGGAAGGCATGGCCAAGGCTAACAAAAGAGAAGGCTAAG ctGAGTTGGCTCAGTGTCGACTTCAACAACTGGAAAGACTGGGAGGATGACTCAGATGAAGAGATGGGCAACTTTGATCAATTCTCAGAT ATGATGAACAACATGGGAGGTGAGGACGACCTACCTGATCTTGATGGTGCAGATGAT gaTGAATCTGCAGATAGCGATGACGAGA AAATGCCAGATTTGGAATAA
- the naca gene encoding nascent polypeptide-associated complex subunit alpha isoform X2 translates to MPGEATETVPVTEQEMQQPQVETATPPAPAQAASGPAKPKGKDAKSAQGSSAPKAVPGRRKRSSMSASSSSPTSPKSTSSSAHLSPVPSPLVSSPGSSSANQANRFTPKVVKAGKQGKAKKGEAFAPAPAPAPAPAPAPAPAPAPAECKVTAANEKPVKANPKQTVVEAKPAPAEPKKPSPAAAKPVAAPAAFKVTSKPAVAAPVSFSDTLASSSVEVKTASSKAAPVTAAADDDLPPLIPPEKPIKIPVFVPPVEKEDVTALVEVTTAASKPETDIEPKSLPVEVAKAAATVKSAPVEGAIVAEASTAAVEAAKPAAPAKVEAVTAAPPSKPAPVEAAEPSAQDKPAPVEAPKPVAKGKPAPVKAAKPAAEAKPTRVEAAKPAAEAKPAAEAKPTRVEAAKPAAEAKPARAEAAKPAAEAKPARAEAAKPAAEAAKPAAEAKPARAEAAKPAAEAAKPAAEAKPARAEAAKPAAEAKPARAEAAKPAAVEVKQVKETKAAAHPQITKSDAEVKPAPVEVVKPAAAEVTKPAPVKGAEPVTEAKLVEVKAAPAEVAKPFKPATEPSSMPLKPSPVEPAVLAPAPRKLTFAEAVATPAPVKPEVEVICRTPSEPILSPKPSPTPAKTPAKVETVIKNDKGSGTESDSDDSVPELEEQDSTKTQQAQLAAAAEIDEEPVSKAKQSRSEKKARKAMSKLGLRQVTGVTRVTIRKSKNILFVITKPDVYKSPASDTYIVFGEAKIEDLSQQAQLAAAEKFKVQGEAVSNIQENTQTPTVQEESEEEEVDETGVEVKDIELVMSQANVSRAKAVRALKNNNNDIVNAIMELTM, encoded by the exons ATGCCTGGTGAAGCCACAGAAACGGTCCCAGTCACCGAGCAGGAGATGCAGCAGCCTCAAGTGGAGACTG CTACACCTCCTGCCCCAGCTCAGGCAGCTTCTGGCCCTGCAAAGCCCAAAGGCAAAGATGCCAAGAGTGCGCAGGGTTCCTCTGCCCCAAAGGCTGTCCCTGGCAGAAGAAAACGCTCCTCTAtgtctgcctcttcctcttctcccacGTCACCAAAATCTACTTCCTCCTCTGCCCACCTGTCGCCTGTGCCATCTCCCCTAGTTTCCTCACCTGGCAGCTCTTCTGCTAATCAGGCTAACCGCTTCACGCCGAAAGTTGTCAAGGCTGgcaaacaaggaaaagctaagaAAGGAGAGGCATTTGCCCCTGCCCCTGCCCCTGCCCCTGCCCCTGCCCCTGCCCCTGCCCCTGCCCCTGCCCCTGCGGAGTGCAAGGTCACAGCAGCAAATGAAAAACCAGTAAAGGCTAACCCCAAGCAAACTGTCGTTGAAGCTAAACCTGCCCCAGCTGAGCCAAAGAAACCCTCACCAGCTGCTGCAAAGCCTGTTGCAGCCCCAGCTGCTTTTAAAGTTACCTCAAAACCTGCTGTGGCAGCTCCAGTTTCGTTTTCAGATACTCTTGCTTCTAGTTCAGTTGAAGTTAAGACAGCTTCATCAAAAGCTGCTCCTGttactgcagctgctgatgaTGATCTCCCTCCACTTATCCCACCTGAGAAGCCAATTAAAATCCCAGTGTTCGTACCCCCTGTTGAGAAAGAGGATGTTACTGCCCTTGTAGAAGTTACCACGGCAGCATCTAAACCTGAGACAGATATTGAGCCCAAGTCTCTGCCTGTTGAGGTTGCCAAAGCAGCAGCCACAGTAAAATCTGCTCCTGTTGAAGGTGCTATAGTTGCTGAAGCCTCAACTGCAGCTGTTGAAGCTGCTAAACCAGCAGCCCCAGCCAAAGTTGAGGCTGTTACGGCGGCACCCCCAAGCAAACCTGCTCCTGTTGAGGCTGCTGAGCCATCTGCCCAGGACAAACCTGCCCCTGTTGAAGCTCCTAAGCCAGTTGCAAAGGGCAAACCTGCTCCTGTTAAGGCTGCTAAGCCAGCTGCTGAGGCCAAACCTACTCGCGTTGAGGCTGCTAAGCCAGCTGCTGAGGCCAAGCCAGCTGCTGAGGCCAAACCTACTCGCGTTGAG GCTGCTAAGCCAGCTGCTGAGGCCAAACCTGCTCGCGCTGAGGCTGCTAAGCCAGCTGCTGAGGCCAAACCTGCTCGCGCTGAGGCTGCTAAGCCAGCTGCTGAGGCTGCTAAGCCAGCTGCTGAGGCCAAACCTGCTCGCGCTGAGGCTGCTAAGCCAGCTGCTGAGGCTGCTAAGCCAGCTGCTGAGGCCAAACCTGCTCGCGCTGAGGCTGCTAAGCCAGCTGCTGAGGCCAAACCTGCTCGCGCTGAGGCTGCTAAGCCAGCTGCTGTTGAGGTTAAACAAGTTAAAGAAACTAAAGCTGCTGCTCATCCTCAGATTACAAAGTCAGATGCAGAGGTCAAGCCTGCCCCTGTTGAGGTTGTCAAGCCAGCTGCCGCTGAGGTTACCAAGCCGGCCCCTGTGAAGGGTGCTGAGCCAGTTACTGAGGCCAAGTTGGTTGAGGTTAAGGCAGCACCTGCTGAGGTTGCCAAGCCTTTCAAACCAGCAACTGAGCCTTCATCTATGCCCTTAAAACCCTCTCCAGTTGAGCCTGCTGTTCTTGCCCCAGCTCCCCGTAAACTCACGTTTGCTGAGGCAGTTGCAACACCTGCCCCTGTTAAGCCTGAGGTTGAGGTAATCTGTAGAACTCCTTCTGAACCCATCTTGTCACCCAAACCTTCCCCCACACCTGCTAAAACCCCAGCCAAGGTGGAGACTGTGATCAAGAACGACAAGg GATCCGGCACTGAATCGGACAGCGATGACTCAGTCCCTGAGCTGGAGGAACAGGACTCTACAAAGACACAGCAGGCTCAG CTTGCAGCAGCTGCCGAAATAGACGAGGAACCTGTCAGCAAAGCCAAACAGAGCCGCAGTGAAAAGAAGGCGCGGAAG GCGATGTCAAAGCTTGGTCTCAGGCAGGTAACAGGGGTCACCAGGGTCACCATTCGCAAATCAAAGAACATCCTGTTTGTCATTACCAAACCAGATGTCTACAAGAGCCCTGCATCAGACACATACATCGTCTTTGGTGAAGCAAAG ATCGAAGATCTTTCCCAGCAAGCCCAGCTAGCTGCCGCAGAAAAATTCAAGGTACAGGGAGAAGCTGTATCAAACAtccaggaaaacacacagacgcCAACAGTACAGGAAGAGAGCGAAGAAGAAGAG GTTGACGAGACCGGAGTTGAGGTCAAGGACATTGAACTCGTTATGTCACAAGCCAACGTGTCGCGGGCGAAGGCTGTACGCgccctgaaaaacaacaacaacgacatTGTCAATGCTATTATG GAGTTGACAATGTAG
- the naca gene encoding nascent polypeptide-associated complex subunit alpha isoform X3 codes for MPGEATETVPVTEQEMQQPQVETATPPAPAQAASGPAKPKGKDAKSAQGSSAPKAVPGRRKRSSMSASSSSPTSPKSTSSSAHLSPVPSPLVSSPGSSSANQANRFTPKVVKAGKQGKAKKGEAFAPAPAPAPAPAPAPAPAPAPAECKVTAANEKPVKANPKQTVVEAKPAPAEPKKPSPAAAKPVAAPAAFKVTSKPAVAAPVSFSDTLASSSVEVKTASSKAAPVTAAADDDLPPLIPPEKPIKIPVFVPPVEKEDVTALVEVTTAASKPETDIEPKSLPVEVAKAAATVKSAPVEGAIVAEASTAAVEAAKPAAPAKVEAVTAAPPSKPAPVEAAEPSAQDKPAPVEAPKPVAKGKPAPVKAAKPAAEAKPTRVEAAKPAAEAKPAAEAKPTRVEAAKPAAEAKPARAEAAKPAAEAKPARAEAAKPAAEAKPARAEAAKPAAEAAKPAAEAKPARAEAAKPAAEAKPARAEAAKPAAVEVKQVKETKAAAHPQITKSDAEVKPAPVEVVKPAAAEVTKPAPVKGAEPVTEAKLVEVKAAPAEVAKPFKPATEPSSMPLKPSPVEPAVLAPAPRKLTFAEAVATPAPVKPEVEVICRTPSEPILSPKPSPTPAKTPAKVETVIKNDKGSGTESDSDDSVPELEEQDSTKTQQAQLAAAAEIDEEPVSKAKQSRSEKKARKAMSKLGLRQVTGVTRVTIRKSKNILFVITKPDVYKSPASDTYIVFGEAKIEDLSQQAQLAAAEKFKVQGEAVSNIQENTQTPTVQEESEEEEVDETGVEVKDIELVMSQANVSRAKAVRALKNNNNDIVNAIMELTM; via the exons ATGCCTGGTGAAGCCACAGAAACGGTCCCAGTCACCGAGCAGGAGATGCAGCAGCCTCAAGTGGAGACTG CTACACCTCCTGCCCCAGCTCAGGCAGCTTCTGGCCCTGCAAAGCCCAAAGGCAAAGATGCCAAGAGTGCGCAGGGTTCCTCTGCCCCAAAGGCTGTCCCTGGCAGAAGAAAACGCTCCTCTAtgtctgcctcttcctcttctcccacGTCACCAAAATCTACTTCCTCCTCTGCCCACCTGTCGCCTGTGCCATCTCCCCTAGTTTCCTCACCTGGCAGCTCTTCTGCTAATCAGGCTAACCGCTTCACGCCGAAAGTTGTCAAGGCTGgcaaacaaggaaaagctaagaAAGGAGAGGCATTTGCCCCTGCCCCTGCCCCTGCCCCTGCCCCTGCCCCTGCCCCTGCCCCTGCCCCTGCCCCTGCGGAGTGCAAGGTCACAGCAGCAAATGAAAAACCAGTAAAGGCTAACCCCAAGCAAACTGTCGTTGAAGCTAAACCTGCCCCAGCTGAGCCAAAGAAACCCTCACCAGCTGCTGCAAAGCCTGTTGCAGCCCCAGCTGCTTTTAAAGTTACCTCAAAACCTGCTGTGGCAGCTCCAGTTTCGTTTTCAGATACTCTTGCTTCTAGTTCAGTTGAAGTTAAGACAGCTTCATCAAAAGCTGCTCCTGttactgcagctgctgatgaTGATCTCCCTCCACTTATCCCACCTGAGAAGCCAATTAAAATCCCAGTGTTCGTACCCCCTGTTGAGAAAGAGGATGTTACTGCCCTTGTAGAAGTTACCACGGCAGCATCTAAACCTGAGACAGATATTGAGCCCAAGTCTCTGCCTGTTGAGGTTGCCAAAGCAGCAGCCACAGTAAAATCTGCTCCTGTTGAAGGTGCTATAGTTGCTGAAGCCTCAACTGCAGCTGTTGAAGCTGCTAAACCAGCAGCCCCAGCCAAAGTTGAGGCTGTTACGGCGGCACCCCCAAGCAAACCTGCTCCTGTTGAGGCTGCTGAGCCATCTGCCCAGGACAAACCTGCCCCTGTTGAAGCTCCTAAGCCAGTTGCAAAGGGCAAACCTGCTCCTGTTAAGGCTGCTAAGCCAGCTGCTGAGGCCAAACCTACTCGCGTTGAGGCTGCTAAGCCAGCTGCTGAGGCCAAGCCAGCTGCTGAGGCCAAACCTACTCGCGTTGAGGCTGCTAAGCCAGCTGCTGAGGCCAAACCTGCTCGCGCTGAGGCTGCTAAGCCAGCTGCTGAGGCCAAACCTGCTCGCGCTGAGGCTGCTAAGCCAGCTGCTGAGGCCAAACCTGCTCGCGCTGAGGCTGCTAAGCCAGCTGCTGAGGCTGCTAAGCCAGCTGCTGAGGCCAAACCTGCTCGCGCTGAGGCTGCTAAGCCAGCTGCTGAG GCCAAACCTGCTCGCGCTGAGGCTGCTAAGCCAGCTGCTGTTGAGGTTAAACAAGTTAAAGAAACTAAAGCTGCTGCTCATCCTCAGATTACAAAGTCAGATGCAGAGGTCAAGCCTGCCCCTGTTGAGGTTGTCAAGCCAGCTGCCGCTGAGGTTACCAAGCCGGCCCCTGTGAAGGGTGCTGAGCCAGTTACTGAGGCCAAGTTGGTTGAGGTTAAGGCAGCACCTGCTGAGGTTGCCAAGCCTTTCAAACCAGCAACTGAGCCTTCATCTATGCCCTTAAAACCCTCTCCAGTTGAGCCTGCTGTTCTTGCCCCAGCTCCCCGTAAACTCACGTTTGCTGAGGCAGTTGCAACACCTGCCCCTGTTAAGCCTGAGGTTGAGGTAATCTGTAGAACTCCTTCTGAACCCATCTTGTCACCCAAACCTTCCCCCACACCTGCTAAAACCCCAGCCAAGGTGGAGACTGTGATCAAGAACGACAAGg GATCCGGCACTGAATCGGACAGCGATGACTCAGTCCCTGAGCTGGAGGAACAGGACTCTACAAAGACACAGCAGGCTCAG CTTGCAGCAGCTGCCGAAATAGACGAGGAACCTGTCAGCAAAGCCAAACAGAGCCGCAGTGAAAAGAAGGCGCGGAAG GCGATGTCAAAGCTTGGTCTCAGGCAGGTAACAGGGGTCACCAGGGTCACCATTCGCAAATCAAAGAACATCCTGTTTGTCATTACCAAACCAGATGTCTACAAGAGCCCTGCATCAGACACATACATCGTCTTTGGTGAAGCAAAG ATCGAAGATCTTTCCCAGCAAGCCCAGCTAGCTGCCGCAGAAAAATTCAAGGTACAGGGAGAAGCTGTATCAAACAtccaggaaaacacacagacgcCAACAGTACAGGAAGAGAGCGAAGAAGAAGAG GTTGACGAGACCGGAGTTGAGGTCAAGGACATTGAACTCGTTATGTCACAAGCCAACGTGTCGCGGGCGAAGGCTGTACGCgccctgaaaaacaacaacaacgacatTGTCAATGCTATTATG GAGTTGACAATGTAG
- the naca gene encoding nascent polypeptide-associated complex subunit alpha isoform X1 encodes MPGEATETVPVTEQEMQQPQVETATPPAPAQAASGPAKPKGKDAKSAQGSSAPKAVPGRRKRSSMSASSSSPTSPKSTSSSAHLSPVPSPLVSSPGSSSANQANRFTPKVVKAGKQGKAKKGEAFAPAPAPAPAPAPAPAPAPAPAECKVTAANEKPVKANPKQTVVEAKPAPAEPKKPSPAAAKPVAAPAAFKVTSKPAVAAPVSFSDTLASSSVEVKTASSKAAPVTAAADDDLPPLIPPEKPIKIPVFVPPVEKEDVTALVEVTTAASKPETDIEPKSLPVEVAKAAATVKSAPVEGAIVAEASTAAVEAAKPAAPAKVEAVTAAPPSKPAPVEAAEPSAQDKPAPVEAPKPVAKGKPAPVKAAKPAAEAKPTRVEAAKPAAEAKPAAEAKPTRVEAAKPAAEAKPARAEAAKPAAEAKPARAEAAKPAAEAKPARAEAAKPAAEAAKPAAEAKPARAEAAKPAAEAAKPAAEAKPARAEAAKPAAEAKPARAEAAKPAAVEVKQVKETKAAAHPQITKSDAEVKPAPVEVVKPAAAEVTKPAPVKGAEPVTEAKLVEVKAAPAEVAKPFKPATEPSSMPLKPSPVEPAVLAPAPRKLTFAEAVATPAPVKPEVEVICRTPSEPILSPKPSPTPAKTPAKVETVIKNDKGSGTESDSDDSVPELEEQDSTKTQQAQLAAAAEIDEEPVSKAKQSRSEKKARKAMSKLGLRQVTGVTRVTIRKSKNILFVITKPDVYKSPASDTYIVFGEAKIEDLSQQAQLAAAEKFKVQGEAVSNIQENTQTPTVQEESEEEEVDETGVEVKDIELVMSQANVSRAKAVRALKNNNNDIVNAIMELTM; translated from the exons ATGCCTGGTGAAGCCACAGAAACGGTCCCAGTCACCGAGCAGGAGATGCAGCAGCCTCAAGTGGAGACTG CTACACCTCCTGCCCCAGCTCAGGCAGCTTCTGGCCCTGCAAAGCCCAAAGGCAAAGATGCCAAGAGTGCGCAGGGTTCCTCTGCCCCAAAGGCTGTCCCTGGCAGAAGAAAACGCTCCTCTAtgtctgcctcttcctcttctcccacGTCACCAAAATCTACTTCCTCCTCTGCCCACCTGTCGCCTGTGCCATCTCCCCTAGTTTCCTCACCTGGCAGCTCTTCTGCTAATCAGGCTAACCGCTTCACGCCGAAAGTTGTCAAGGCTGgcaaacaaggaaaagctaagaAAGGAGAGGCATTTGCCCCTGCCCCTGCCCCTGCCCCTGCCCCTGCCCCTGCCCCTGCCCCTGCCCCTGCCCCTGCGGAGTGCAAGGTCACAGCAGCAAATGAAAAACCAGTAAAGGCTAACCCCAAGCAAACTGTCGTTGAAGCTAAACCTGCCCCAGCTGAGCCAAAGAAACCCTCACCAGCTGCTGCAAAGCCTGTTGCAGCCCCAGCTGCTTTTAAAGTTACCTCAAAACCTGCTGTGGCAGCTCCAGTTTCGTTTTCAGATACTCTTGCTTCTAGTTCAGTTGAAGTTAAGACAGCTTCATCAAAAGCTGCTCCTGttactgcagctgctgatgaTGATCTCCCTCCACTTATCCCACCTGAGAAGCCAATTAAAATCCCAGTGTTCGTACCCCCTGTTGAGAAAGAGGATGTTACTGCCCTTGTAGAAGTTACCACGGCAGCATCTAAACCTGAGACAGATATTGAGCCCAAGTCTCTGCCTGTTGAGGTTGCCAAAGCAGCAGCCACAGTAAAATCTGCTCCTGTTGAAGGTGCTATAGTTGCTGAAGCCTCAACTGCAGCTGTTGAAGCTGCTAAACCAGCAGCCCCAGCCAAAGTTGAGGCTGTTACGGCGGCACCCCCAAGCAAACCTGCTCCTGTTGAGGCTGCTGAGCCATCTGCCCAGGACAAACCTGCCCCTGTTGAAGCTCCTAAGCCAGTTGCAAAGGGCAAACCTGCTCCTGTTAAGGCTGCTAAGCCAGCTGCTGAGGCCAAACCTACTCGCGTTGAGGCTGCTAAGCCAGCTGCTGAGGCCAAGCCAGCTGCTGAGGCCAAACCTACTCGCGTTGAGGCTGCTAAGCCAGCTGCTGAGGCCAAACCTGCTCGCGCTGAGGCTGCTAAGCCAGCTGCTGAGGCCAAACCTGCTCGCGCTGAGGCTGCTAAGCCAGCTGCTGAGGCCAAACCTGCTCGCGCTGAGGCTGCTAAGCCAGCTGCTGAGGCTGCTAAGCCAGCTGCTGAGGCCAAACCTGCTCGCGCTGAGGCTGCTAAGCCAGCTGCTGAGGCTGCTAAGCCAGCTGCTGAGGCCAAACCTGCTCGCGCTGAGGCTGCTAAGCCAGCTGCTGAGGCCAAACCTGCTCGCGCTGAGGCTGCTAAGCCAGCTGCTGTTGAGGTTAAACAAGTTAAAGAAACTAAAGCTGCTGCTCATCCTCAGATTACAAAGTCAGATGCAGAGGTCAAGCCTGCCCCTGTTGAGGTTGTCAAGCCAGCTGCCGCTGAGGTTACCAAGCCGGCCCCTGTGAAGGGTGCTGAGCCAGTTACTGAGGCCAAGTTGGTTGAGGTTAAGGCAGCACCTGCTGAGGTTGCCAAGCCTTTCAAACCAGCAACTGAGCCTTCATCTATGCCCTTAAAACCCTCTCCAGTTGAGCCTGCTGTTCTTGCCCCAGCTCCCCGTAAACTCACGTTTGCTGAGGCAGTTGCAACACCTGCCCCTGTTAAGCCTGAGGTTGAGGTAATCTGTAGAACTCCTTCTGAACCCATCTTGTCACCCAAACCTTCCCCCACACCTGCTAAAACCCCAGCCAAGGTGGAGACTGTGATCAAGAACGACAAGg GATCCGGCACTGAATCGGACAGCGATGACTCAGTCCCTGAGCTGGAGGAACAGGACTCTACAAAGACACAGCAGGCTCAG CTTGCAGCAGCTGCCGAAATAGACGAGGAACCTGTCAGCAAAGCCAAACAGAGCCGCAGTGAAAAGAAGGCGCGGAAG GCGATGTCAAAGCTTGGTCTCAGGCAGGTAACAGGGGTCACCAGGGTCACCATTCGCAAATCAAAGAACATCCTGTTTGTCATTACCAAACCAGATGTCTACAAGAGCCCTGCATCAGACACATACATCGTCTTTGGTGAAGCAAAG ATCGAAGATCTTTCCCAGCAAGCCCAGCTAGCTGCCGCAGAAAAATTCAAGGTACAGGGAGAAGCTGTATCAAACAtccaggaaaacacacagacgcCAACAGTACAGGAAGAGAGCGAAGAAGAAGAG GTTGACGAGACCGGAGTTGAGGTCAAGGACATTGAACTCGTTATGTCACAAGCCAACGTGTCGCGGGCGAAGGCTGTACGCgccctgaaaaacaacaacaacgacatTGTCAATGCTATTATG GAGTTGACAATGTAG
- the naca gene encoding nascent polypeptide-associated complex subunit alpha isoform X4, whose amino-acid sequence MPGEATETVPVTEQEMQQPQVETAAGVLNSSAAPEMAVPTVRKAIPLENPPETSVTVQEIGSPEEASIQTTGDQPNGVAATQETTKQSEEFGLVATPVSQQEATADPAGASAALPVPEESVPSAETPNASSEGPQADEEAAPAKEAHSQQSVVAAEESASQEVEQIPVKAKASGDEPETVAEKIPDDPKPSAPEDGKSNDSSNTVVKDQRNLCLDTAQDEVLPGDVNVDVATQNENPDKEEPVRLLSKAIQSKGTSKCEGPPLSTRHLSGSGTESDSDDSVPELEEQDSTKTQQAQLAAAAEIDEEPVSKAKQSRSEKKARKAMSKLGLRQVTGVTRVTIRKSKNILFVITKPDVYKSPASDTYIVFGEAKIEDLSQQAQLAAAEKFKVQGEAVSNIQENTQTPTVQEESEEEEVDETGVEVKDIELVMSQANVSRAKAVRALKNNNNDIVNAIMELTM is encoded by the exons ATGCCTGGTGAAGCCACAGAAACGGTCCCAGTCACCGAGCAGGAGATGCAGCAGCCTCAAGTGGAGACTG CTGCAGGAGTATTGAATTCTTCTGCCGCTCCTGAGATGGCTGTTCCTACAGTGAGGAAGGCCATCCCTCTGGAGAATCCTCCAGAAACCTCTGTTACTGTTCAAGAGATAGGCTCCCCAGAAGAAGCTAGCATTCAGACTACTGGTGATCAACCAAATGGTGTAGCTGCAACTCAAGAGACGACGAAGCAAAGTGAAGAGTTTGGGTTGGTGGCAACACCTGTCTCACAGCAAGAGGCGACTGCTGACCCAGCAGGGGCTTCAGCTGCTTTGCCAGTTCCTGAAGAGTCTGTGCCTTCTGCAGAGACTCCCAATGCTTCCTCAGAAGGGCCACAAGCCGATGAAGAAGCAGCTCCAGCTAAAGAGGCACATAGTCAGCAgtcagttgttgctgctgaagAATCGGCCAGCCAAGAGGTTGAGCAGATTCCTGTTAAAGCAAAAGCATCTGGAGATGAGCCCGAAACAGTGGCAGAAAAAATTCCAGATGATCCAAAACCATCTGCTCCTGAAGATGGGAAGTCAAATGATTCCTCAAATACTGTGGTAAAAGACCAGAGGAATCTTTGCCTGGACACAGCTCAAGATGAAGTATTACCTGGTGATGTGAATGTCGATGTGGCTACCCAAAATGAAAATCCTGACAAGGAAGAACCTGTTAGGCTTCTCTCAAAGGCCATTCAGTCAAAGGGGACCTCCAAATGTGAAGGCCCACCTCTTTCCACTCGCCACCTGTCAG GATCCGGCACTGAATCGGACAGCGATGACTCAGTCCCTGAGCTGGAGGAACAGGACTCTACAAAGACACAGCAGGCTCAG CTTGCAGCAGCTGCCGAAATAGACGAGGAACCTGTCAGCAAAGCCAAACAGAGCCGCAGTGAAAAGAAGGCGCGGAAG GCGATGTCAAAGCTTGGTCTCAGGCAGGTAACAGGGGTCACCAGGGTCACCATTCGCAAATCAAAGAACATCCTGTTTGTCATTACCAAACCAGATGTCTACAAGAGCCCTGCATCAGACACATACATCGTCTTTGGTGAAGCAAAG ATCGAAGATCTTTCCCAGCAAGCCCAGCTAGCTGCCGCAGAAAAATTCAAGGTACAGGGAGAAGCTGTATCAAACAtccaggaaaacacacagacgcCAACAGTACAGGAAGAGAGCGAAGAAGAAGAG GTTGACGAGACCGGAGTTGAGGTCAAGGACATTGAACTCGTTATGTCACAAGCCAACGTGTCGCGGGCGAAGGCTGTACGCgccctgaaaaacaacaacaacgacatTGTCAATGCTATTATG GAGTTGACAATGTAG
- the naca gene encoding nascent polypeptide-associated complex subunit alpha isoform X5 — MPGEATETVPVTEQEMQQPQVETGSGTESDSDDSVPELEEQDSTKTQQAQLAAAAEIDEEPVSKAKQSRSEKKARKAMSKLGLRQVTGVTRVTIRKSKNILFVITKPDVYKSPASDTYIVFGEAKIEDLSQQAQLAAAEKFKVQGEAVSNIQENTQTPTVQEESEEEEVDETGVEVKDIELVMSQANVSRAKAVRALKNNNNDIVNAIMELTM; from the exons ATGCCTGGTGAAGCCACAGAAACGGTCCCAGTCACCGAGCAGGAGATGCAGCAGCCTCAAGTGGAGACTG GATCCGGCACTGAATCGGACAGCGATGACTCAGTCCCTGAGCTGGAGGAACAGGACTCTACAAAGACACAGCAGGCTCAG CTTGCAGCAGCTGCCGAAATAGACGAGGAACCTGTCAGCAAAGCCAAACAGAGCCGCAGTGAAAAGAAGGCGCGGAAG GCGATGTCAAAGCTTGGTCTCAGGCAGGTAACAGGGGTCACCAGGGTCACCATTCGCAAATCAAAGAACATCCTGTTTGTCATTACCAAACCAGATGTCTACAAGAGCCCTGCATCAGACACATACATCGTCTTTGGTGAAGCAAAG ATCGAAGATCTTTCCCAGCAAGCCCAGCTAGCTGCCGCAGAAAAATTCAAGGTACAGGGAGAAGCTGTATCAAACAtccaggaaaacacacagacgcCAACAGTACAGGAAGAGAGCGAAGAAGAAGAG GTTGACGAGACCGGAGTTGAGGTCAAGGACATTGAACTCGTTATGTCACAAGCCAACGTGTCGCGGGCGAAGGCTGTACGCgccctgaaaaacaacaacaacgacatTGTCAATGCTATTATG GAGTTGACAATGTAG